GCAGCGTGCTGGGCCACGGCAGCACGTTTACCTGCCATTTTGCGCCCGCTCAGGTGACAAAATCGCAGCCCAGGACGCTGGTCGACTAGGCCCTGCGGCCTTTTCCCACTAGGCAAGGGCCACGTCAGCCGCTACATTGCTTGACCCTTTCCCCCTATTTGAAACGACGGAACCCTTAAAACTCCATCATGGACCCTTCCCCAGGCTTTACCCTCGCCACACTCTTCGCCGACTTCGGCATGATTCTTTTTGCTCTGATCCTGGTTTTGCTCAACGGCTTCTTCGTTGCGGCCGAATTTGCCATGGTCAAACTGCGTTCGACCCGGGTCGAAGCGATTGCCGAGGACAACGGCTGGCGCGGACAGATCCTGCGCACCGTTCACAACCAGCTCGACGCTTACCTGTCGGCGTGCCAGTTGGGTATCACCCTGGCCTCGCTGGGCCTGGGCTGGGTCGGTGAGCCGGCCTTCGCGCACATCCTTGAGCCGCTGCTGGGTGCGATCGGTGTCGAGTCGCCTGAAGTGATCAAGGGTGTATCGTTCTTTACGGCCTTCTTCATCATTTCGTACCTGCACATCGTGGTCGGCGAGCTGGCCCCGAAATCGTGGGCCATTCGCAAGCCAGAGACTCTGTCGCTGTGGACCGCCGTGCCGCTGTACCTCTTTTACTGGGCCATGTACCCGGCCATTTACCTGCTCAACGCCAGCGCTAACGCCATCTTGCGTATTGCTGGTCAAGGTGAGCCCGGCGCGCATCACGATCACGCCTATAGCCGCGAAGAACTCAAACTGATCCTGCACTCAAGCCGTGGTCAGGACCCGAGTGACCAGGGCATGCGTGTGCTGGCTTCGGCCGTCGAAATGGGCGAGCTGGAAGTGGTCGACTGGGCCAACTCCCGCGAAGACCTGGTGACCCTGGATTCCAAGGCCCCGCTCAAGGAAATCCTGGCACTGTTCCGTCGCCACAAATTCAGCCGCTATCCGGTCTACGACGCAGACACCAACACCTTCGTCGGCTTGCTGCACATCAAGGACCTGCTGCTCGAACTGGCCGACCTTGATCACTTGCCCGAGACCTTCAACCTTGAAGAGCTGACCCGGCCACTGGAGCGCGTTTCGCGCCACATGCCGCTGTCGCAATTGCTTGAGCAGTTCCGCAAGGGCGGTGCCCACTTTGCCCTGGTCGAAGAGGCTGACGGCAAGGTCGTTGGCTACCTGACCATG
This genomic stretch from Pseudomonas deceptionensis harbors:
- a CDS encoding hemolysin family protein is translated as MDPSPGFTLATLFADFGMILFALILVLLNGFFVAAEFAMVKLRSTRVEAIAEDNGWRGQILRTVHNQLDAYLSACQLGITLASLGLGWVGEPAFAHILEPLLGAIGVESPEVIKGVSFFTAFFIISYLHIVVGELAPKSWAIRKPETLSLWTAVPLYLFYWAMYPAIYLLNASANAILRIAGQGEPGAHHDHAYSREELKLILHSSRGQDPSDQGMRVLASAVEMGELEVVDWANSREDLVTLDSKAPLKEILALFRRHKFSRYPVYDADTNTFVGLLHIKDLLLELADLDHLPETFNLEELTRPLERVSRHMPLSQLLEQFRKGGAHFALVEEADGKVVGYLTMEDVLEVLVGDIQDEHRKAERGILSYQPGKLLVRGDTPLFKIERLLGVDLDHIEAETVAGLIYDTLKRVPAEEEQLEVEGLRIIIKKMKGPKIVLAKVLKLD